One genomic window of Leopardus geoffroyi isolate Oge1 chromosome C3, O.geoffroyi_Oge1_pat1.0, whole genome shotgun sequence includes the following:
- the DDX59 gene encoding probable ATP-dependent RNA helicase DDX59 isoform X2: MFVPRSLKIKRNANDDSKSCAAKKIKSDAEDLQLDEGRDDSTDALVTKEATTSDRPSTEPCPFPSTAGQLAEVCLVGPEQDAKDSDLSEEPVKSFSKTQRWAEPGEPVCVVCGRYGEYICDKTDEDVCSLECKAKHLLQVKEKEERLKLSSPQKADSEPEAPLNAFYVYKEHPFILNLQEDQIENLKRQLGIVVQGQDVTRPIIDFEHCGFPEALNLNLKKSGYEVPTPIQMQMIPVGLLGRDILASADTGSGKTAAFLLPVITRALCESKTPSALILTPTRELAIQIESQAKELMSGLPRMKTVLLVGGLPLPPQLYRLRQHVKVIIATPGRLLDIIKQSSVELRGIKIVVVDETILVSATIPGSIEQLGSQLLHNPVRIITGEKNLPCSSVRQIILWVEEPAKKKKLFEILNDRKLFKPPVLVFVDCKLGADLLSEAVQKITGLKSVSIHSEKSQTERKNILKGLLEGDYEVVVSTGVLGRGLDLISVRLVVNFDMPSSMDEYVHQVGRVGRLGQNGTAITFINNNSKRLFWDIAKRVKPTGSILPPQLLNSPYLHDQKRKEQQKDKQTQNDLVTGANLMDIIRKHDKSNSQK, translated from the exons ATGTTTGTTCCAAGATCTCTAAAAATCAAGAGGAATGCTAATGATGACAGCAAAAGTTGTGCagctaagaaaattaaatcagatgCAGAAGACCTTCAGCTGGATGAAGGCAGAGATGATTCAACTGATGCTTTAGTTACAAAAGAAGCCACGACGTCAGACAGGCCCAGCACAGAACCATGCCCTTTCCCCAGCACAGCTGGCCAGTTGGCTGAGGTTTGTTTGGTTGGACCTGAGCAGGACGCAAAGGATAGCGATCTTTCTGAAGAGCCTGTAAAGTCATTTTCCAAAACACAGCGCTGGGCAGAACCTGGAGAACCTGTCTGTGTTGTTTGTGGTCGTTATGGAGAGTATATCTGCGATAAGACAGACGAAGATGTGTGTAGTTTGGAGTGTAAAGCCAAACATCTTCTGCaagtaaaggaaaaggaagagagattaaAACTCAGCAGTCCTCAGAAAGCTGATTCTGAGCCCGAGGCTCCACTTAATGCTTTTTATGTCTATAAAGAGCACCCCTTTATTTTGAACCTTCAGGAAGACCAGATTGAAAATCTTAAACGGCAGCTAGGAATTGTAGTTCAAGGGCAAGATGTCACCAGACCTATTATTGACTTCGAGCATTGTGGTTTCCCTGAGGCCTTAAATCTCAACTTGAAGAAATCGGGCTATGAAGTTCCAACCCCCATCCAAATGCAGATGATTCCTGTAGGACTCCTGGGAAGAGACATTCTGGCCAGTGCGGATACTGGCTCAGGAAAAACAGCcgcttttcttcttcctgttatCACTCGAGCTTTATGTGAG AGCAAAACTCCATCTGCACTCATTCTTACGCCAACAAGAGAATTAGCCATTCAGATAGAGAGCCAAGCTAAAGAATTGATGAGTGGTCTGCCACGCATGAAAACTGTGCTTCTGGTAGGGGGCTTACCCTTACCTCCACAGCTTTATCGTTTGCGACAACATGTTAAG gTTATCATTGCAACTCCTGGGCGACTTCTGGATATAATAAAACAGAGCTCTGTAGAACTCCGTGGTATAAAAATTGTAGTAGTAGATGAA ACCATTTTGGTTTCAGCTACAATTCCAGGTAGCATAGAACAACTAGGAAGCCAGCTTCTGCATAATCCTGTGAGAATTATCACTGGGGAAAAGAACCTGCCTTGTTCCAGTGTGCGCCAGATTATTTTGTGGGTAGAAGAaccagccaaaaagaaaaaattgtttgaaatctTAAAT GATAGGAAACTCTTCAAGCCTCCAGTGTTAGTATTTGTGGACTGCAAGCTGGGAGCAGATCTGCTGAGTGAGGCAGTGCAGAAAATCACTGGTCTAAAAAGTGTGTCTATACATTCGGAGAAGtcacaaacagaaaggaaaaacattttgaag GGATTACTTGAAGGAGACTATGAAGTTGTGGTGAGCACCGGAGTCCTGGGACGAGGCCTGGACTTGATCAGTGTCAGGCTGGTTGTCAATTTCGACATGCCTTCAAGTATGGATGAGTACGTGCATCAG GTTGGAAGAGTGGGGAGATTAGGTCAAAATGGAACAGCGATTACTTTCATCAATAACAATTCAAAAAGACTCTTCTGGGATATTGCAAAAAGAGTAAAACCCACAGGATCCATTCTTCCCCCACAGTTACTAAACTCCCCTTACCTTCACgaccagaaaagaaaggaacaacagaaagataaacaGACACAGAATGATCTGGTTACAGGTGCTAATCTTATGGACATTATTAGAAAACATGATAAAAGTAATTCTCAAAAATGA
- the DDX59 gene encoding probable ATP-dependent RNA helicase DDX59 isoform X1, whose amino-acid sequence MFVPRSLKIKRNANDDSKSCAAKKIKSDAEDLQLDEGRDDSTDALVTKEATTSDRPSTEPCPFPSTAGQLAEVCLVGPEQDAKDSDLSEEPVKSFSKTQRWAEPGEPVCVVCGRYGEYICDKTDEDVCSLECKAKHLLQVKEKEERLKLSSPQKADSEPEAPLNAFYVYKEHPFILNLQEDQIENLKRQLGIVVQGQDVTRPIIDFEHCGFPEALNLNLKKSGYEVPTPIQMQMIPVGLLGRDILASADTGSGKTAAFLLPVITRALCESKTPSALILTPTRELAIQIESQAKELMSGLPRMKTVLLVGGLPLPPQLYRLRQHVKVIIATPGRLLDIIKQSSVELRGIKIVVVDEADTMLKMGFQQQVLDILENVPNDCQTILVSATIPGSIEQLGSQLLHNPVRIITGEKNLPCSSVRQIILWVEEPAKKKKLFEILNDRKLFKPPVLVFVDCKLGADLLSEAVQKITGLKSVSIHSEKSQTERKNILKGLLEGDYEVVVSTGVLGRGLDLISVRLVVNFDMPSSMDEYVHQVGRVGRLGQNGTAITFINNNSKRLFWDIAKRVKPTGSILPPQLLNSPYLHDQKRKEQQKDKQTQNDLVTGANLMDIIRKHDKSNSQK is encoded by the exons ATGTTTGTTCCAAGATCTCTAAAAATCAAGAGGAATGCTAATGATGACAGCAAAAGTTGTGCagctaagaaaattaaatcagatgCAGAAGACCTTCAGCTGGATGAAGGCAGAGATGATTCAACTGATGCTTTAGTTACAAAAGAAGCCACGACGTCAGACAGGCCCAGCACAGAACCATGCCCTTTCCCCAGCACAGCTGGCCAGTTGGCTGAGGTTTGTTTGGTTGGACCTGAGCAGGACGCAAAGGATAGCGATCTTTCTGAAGAGCCTGTAAAGTCATTTTCCAAAACACAGCGCTGGGCAGAACCTGGAGAACCTGTCTGTGTTGTTTGTGGTCGTTATGGAGAGTATATCTGCGATAAGACAGACGAAGATGTGTGTAGTTTGGAGTGTAAAGCCAAACATCTTCTGCaagtaaaggaaaaggaagagagattaaAACTCAGCAGTCCTCAGAAAGCTGATTCTGAGCCCGAGGCTCCACTTAATGCTTTTTATGTCTATAAAGAGCACCCCTTTATTTTGAACCTTCAGGAAGACCAGATTGAAAATCTTAAACGGCAGCTAGGAATTGTAGTTCAAGGGCAAGATGTCACCAGACCTATTATTGACTTCGAGCATTGTGGTTTCCCTGAGGCCTTAAATCTCAACTTGAAGAAATCGGGCTATGAAGTTCCAACCCCCATCCAAATGCAGATGATTCCTGTAGGACTCCTGGGAAGAGACATTCTGGCCAGTGCGGATACTGGCTCAGGAAAAACAGCcgcttttcttcttcctgttatCACTCGAGCTTTATGTGAG AGCAAAACTCCATCTGCACTCATTCTTACGCCAACAAGAGAATTAGCCATTCAGATAGAGAGCCAAGCTAAAGAATTGATGAGTGGTCTGCCACGCATGAAAACTGTGCTTCTGGTAGGGGGCTTACCCTTACCTCCACAGCTTTATCGTTTGCGACAACATGTTAAG gTTATCATTGCAACTCCTGGGCGACTTCTGGATATAATAAAACAGAGCTCTGTAGAACTCCGTGGTATAAAAATTGTAGTAGTAGATGAA gcTGATACCATGTTAAAGATGGGCTTTCAACAGCAAGTGCTTGACATTTTGGAAAACGTTCCTAATGATTGTCAGACCATTTTGGTTTCAGCTACAATTCCAGGTAGCATAGAACAACTAGGAAGCCAGCTTCTGCATAATCCTGTGAGAATTATCACTGGGGAAAAGAACCTGCCTTGTTCCAGTGTGCGCCAGATTATTTTGTGGGTAGAAGAaccagccaaaaagaaaaaattgtttgaaatctTAAAT GATAGGAAACTCTTCAAGCCTCCAGTGTTAGTATTTGTGGACTGCAAGCTGGGAGCAGATCTGCTGAGTGAGGCAGTGCAGAAAATCACTGGTCTAAAAAGTGTGTCTATACATTCGGAGAAGtcacaaacagaaaggaaaaacattttgaag GGATTACTTGAAGGAGACTATGAAGTTGTGGTGAGCACCGGAGTCCTGGGACGAGGCCTGGACTTGATCAGTGTCAGGCTGGTTGTCAATTTCGACATGCCTTCAAGTATGGATGAGTACGTGCATCAG GTTGGAAGAGTGGGGAGATTAGGTCAAAATGGAACAGCGATTACTTTCATCAATAACAATTCAAAAAGACTCTTCTGGGATATTGCAAAAAGAGTAAAACCCACAGGATCCATTCTTCCCCCACAGTTACTAAACTCCCCTTACCTTCACgaccagaaaagaaaggaacaacagaaagataaacaGACACAGAATGATCTGGTTACAGGTGCTAATCTTATGGACATTATTAGAAAACATGATAAAAGTAATTCTCAAAAATGA